A genomic stretch from Microtus pennsylvanicus isolate mMicPen1 chromosome 11, mMicPen1.hap1, whole genome shotgun sequence includes:
- the Lgals9 gene encoding galectin-9 isoform X1, which yields MAFFSSQAPYVNPPIPFSGIIQGGLQEGLQITIQGTIHAFANKIAVNFQTGFNENDIAFHFNPRFEDGGYVVCNTKQKGQWGPEERKMQMPFQKGMPFELCFLVQRSDFKVMVNKNFFTQYPHRVPYHLVDTIAVSGSLNLSFITFQPQGIRPAHQAPVAQTVIHTIHSAFGQPFPTSGIQPVVYPSSAYPVPFFTSIPSGLYPSKTILISGMVLPNAKRFHINLRSGMDVAFHLNPRFDEKVVVRNTQINSSWGPEERNLPGKMPFNRGQSFSVWILCEGHCFKVAVDGQHLCEYIHRLKHLPAINNLEVAGDVQLTHVQA from the exons atggctttcTTCAGCTCCCAAGCTCCCTACGTGAACCCG CCTATCCCCTTTTCTGGAATAATTCAAGGAGGACTACAGGAGGGACTTCAGATCACCATCCAGGGGACCATCCACGCCTTTGCAAATAA GATTGCTGTGAACTTTCAGACCGGCTTCAATGAGAATGACATTGCCTTCCACTTCAATCCCCGGTTTGAAGATGGAGGGTATGTGGTCTGTAACACGAAGCAGAAAGGACAGTGGGGGCCCGAGGAGAGGAAGATGCAGATGCCCTTCCAGAAGGGGATGCCCTTTGAACTTTGTTTCCTGGTGCAGAGGTCAGACTTCAAG GTGATGGTGAACAAGAACTTCTTCACGCAGTACCCACACCGTGTCCCTTACCACCTCGTGGACACCATTGCTGTCTCCGGCTCCTTGAACTTGTCCTTCATCACCTTCCAG CCTCAGGGCATCCGGCCTGCCCACCAGGCACCCGTG gctCAAACAGTCATCCACACAATTCACAGTGCCTTTGGACAGCCATTTCCT ACTTCCGGAATCCAGCCTGTGGTGTACCCCTCCTCGGCTTAT CCTGTACCTTTCTTCACTTCCATTCCAAGTGGGCTCTACCCATCCAAGACCATCCTCATATCAGGCATGGTCCTGCCCAATGCTAAGAG GTTCCACATCAACCTTCGCTCTGGGATGGACGTTGCTTTTCACCTGAATCCCCGTTTTGATGAGAAGGTGGTGGTCCGAAACACCCAGATCAACAGCTCCTGGGGGCCTGAGGAGCGAAATCTGCCTGGGAAAATGCCCTTCAATCGTGGCCAGAGCTTCTCG GTGTGGATCCTGTGTGAAGGTCACTGCTTCAAGGTTGCCGTGGATGGGCAGCACCTGTGTGAATACATCCACCGTCTGAAGCATTTGCCGGCCATCAACAATCTAGAAGTGGCAGGCGATGTCCAACTGACCCACGTGCAGGCATAG
- the Lgals9 gene encoding galectin-9 isoform X2, whose translation MAFFSSQAPYVNPPIPFSGIIQGGLQEGLQITIQGTIHAFANKIAVNFQTGFNENDIAFHFNPRFEDGGYVVCNTKQKGQWGPEERKMQMPFQKGMPFELCFLVQRSDFKVMVNKNFFTQYPHRVPYHLVDTIAVSGSLNLSFITFQNSAAPVQSVFSTVQFSQPGQFSQNPWGRKPKPQGIRPAHQAPVAQTVIHTIHSAFGQPFPTSGIQPVVYPSSAYPVPFFTSIPSGLYPSKTILISGMVLPNAKRFHINLRSGMDVAFHLNPRFDEKVVVRNTQINSSWGPEERNLPGKMPFNRGQSFSVWILCEGHCFKVAVDGQHLCEYIHRLKHLPAINNLEVAGDVQLTHVQA comes from the exons atggctttcTTCAGCTCCCAAGCTCCCTACGTGAACCCG CCTATCCCCTTTTCTGGAATAATTCAAGGAGGACTACAGGAGGGACTTCAGATCACCATCCAGGGGACCATCCACGCCTTTGCAAATAA GATTGCTGTGAACTTTCAGACCGGCTTCAATGAGAATGACATTGCCTTCCACTTCAATCCCCGGTTTGAAGATGGAGGGTATGTGGTCTGTAACACGAAGCAGAAAGGACAGTGGGGGCCCGAGGAGAGGAAGATGCAGATGCCCTTCCAGAAGGGGATGCCCTTTGAACTTTGTTTCCTGGTGCAGAGGTCAGACTTCAAG GTGATGGTGAACAAGAACTTCTTCACGCAGTACCCACACCGTGTCCCTTACCACCTCGTGGACACCATTGCTGTCTCCGGCTCCTTGAACTTGTCCTTCATCACCTTCCAG AACTCAGCAGCCCCTGTCCAGTCTGTCTTCTCCACGGTGCAATTCTCTCAACCTGGCCAGTTCTCACAGAACCCCTGGGGCCGCAAACCAAAA CCTCAGGGCATCCGGCCTGCCCACCAGGCACCCGTG gctCAAACAGTCATCCACACAATTCACAGTGCCTTTGGACAGCCATTTCCT ACTTCCGGAATCCAGCCTGTGGTGTACCCCTCCTCGGCTTAT CCTGTACCTTTCTTCACTTCCATTCCAAGTGGGCTCTACCCATCCAAGACCATCCTCATATCAGGCATGGTCCTGCCCAATGCTAAGAG GTTCCACATCAACCTTCGCTCTGGGATGGACGTTGCTTTTCACCTGAATCCCCGTTTTGATGAGAAGGTGGTGGTCCGAAACACCCAGATCAACAGCTCCTGGGGGCCTGAGGAGCGAAATCTGCCTGGGAAAATGCCCTTCAATCGTGGCCAGAGCTTCTCG GTGTGGATCCTGTGTGAAGGTCACTGCTTCAAGGTTGCCGTGGATGGGCAGCACCTGTGTGAATACATCCACCGTCTGAAGCATTTGCCGGCCATCAACAATCTAGAAGTGGCAGGCGATGTCCAACTGACCCACGTGCAGGCATAG